In Leptospira dzoumogneensis, a genomic segment contains:
- the coaE gene encoding dephospho-CoA kinase (Dephospho-CoA kinase (CoaE) performs the final step in coenzyme A biosynthesis.) — protein MTRFSLRTDGAFLVGITGMIGGGKSTAARILEELGGVRISADEIARKYTDPDSPISKELIDSLGSEILDESGKIDRKRIAKLVFGNPEKLKILNSLTHPRIRKEFLEVLGGLKEGSLVLWEVPLLFETDSYTLCDVTVCVISDPEVSLERTVKRDGITREEAEARAKSQLSLQEKANKADYTIKNTGDLSDLRKECEYLYAELKGRMK, from the coding sequence ATGACTCGGTTCTCTCTTAGAACTGACGGGGCCTTTCTTGTCGGGATCACAGGGATGATCGGTGGAGGTAAATCCACTGCAGCTAGGATCTTAGAAGAGTTGGGCGGAGTCAGGATAAGCGCTGACGAGATTGCCCGTAAATATACGGATCCTGACAGCCCGATCTCGAAGGAACTAATAGATTCCTTAGGTTCGGAAATTCTGGATGAGTCAGGCAAGATAGATCGTAAAAGGATCGCTAAGTTGGTATTCGGGAATCCCGAAAAACTGAAAATCCTAAACTCTTTGACCCATCCAAGGATACGTAAGGAGTTTTTGGAAGTCCTGGGCGGCTTGAAAGAAGGCAGCCTGGTCCTATGGGAAGTCCCACTTCTATTCGAAACGGACTCTTATACACTTTGTGATGTTACGGTCTGCGTGATCTCTGATCCTGAAGTTTCCCTAGAAAGGACAGTAAAAAGGGATGGGATCACTAGAGAAGAAGCGGAGGCCAGGGCAAAAAGTCAGCTTTCACTTCAGGAAAAAGCGAATAAGGCCGACTATACCATTAAGAACACAGGGGATTTGTCGGACCTTCGTAAAGAATGCGAATATTTGTACGCTGAGTTAAAAGGAAGAATGAAATGA
- a CDS encoding SPOR domain-containing protein: MKEKVFYVINLDNKRISLLSLFLVGLLFSFFFLGVSVGRKRGQVQDDLALNSNRDNIQSLSSSTVNQAMEESSATSTIKKEEEVKFRNLPPGAEVVDLRSDVSPAKKEEPSKIEVEAPSSSHPEKKLVRKEKESKRSVHTSPRKAAVHKADNDFFVQVAAFKTKEKADELKSSLGGKSYVKKTKNGYFTVRMGNFPSKEDAEKSMKKLPGNLKENALVSKE, from the coding sequence ATGAAGGAAAAAGTTTTCTACGTCATCAATCTAGACAATAAAAGGATCTCCCTACTCTCCCTATTTTTAGTGGGACTTCTTTTTTCATTCTTCTTCTTAGGAGTTTCCGTAGGCAGAAAAAGAGGCCAAGTGCAGGACGACTTGGCTCTGAACTCTAATAGAGATAATATACAATCCTTATCTTCTTCTACTGTGAACCAAGCGATGGAAGAATCTTCCGCTACTTCTACAATTAAAAAAGAAGAAGAAGTTAAATTTAGAAATCTTCCTCCAGGTGCGGAAGTTGTGGATCTAAGATCCGATGTTTCTCCCGCAAAAAAAGAAGAACCGTCTAAGATAGAAGTAGAAGCCCCATCTTCTTCTCATCCTGAAAAAAAATTAGTCCGCAAAGAAAAGGAATCCAAGAGATCAGTTCACACTTCTCCTCGTAAGGCGGCTGTTCACAAGGCAGATAATGATTTTTTCGTTCAGGTAGCGGCATTCAAGACCAAAGAAAAGGCGGATGAACTCAAGTCGTCTTTAGGCGGGAAGTCCTACGTGAAAAAAACCAAAAACGGTTATTTTACTGTTCGTATGGGAAATTTTCCGTCCAAAGAAGACGCTGAAAAATCCATGAAAAAACTTCCCGGCAACTTGAAAGAAAACGCTTTGGTCTCTAAGGAATAA
- a CDS encoding FFLEELY motif protein — translation MDLKELEPVRLAVVRSTIERLRHTYSDLLTSIKGYDGIPSFFENNLYAPTNKEERDNALESLYEKLKTVAGKAMTDNIHQIILLNKLTDSLDFDTAKIVIENNLMENGEIPQENLYAALGATGRFEDRRAQISMVGDTLKFFFSLSKLPMVKLIMAPIKVAASMVGATSLVDTMEAGYNLSSKIKDLQPFIDSFIDRENRLLGKLINGDKHEPIQF, via the coding sequence ATGGATCTGAAAGAACTCGAACCAGTTCGTCTTGCCGTTGTCAGATCCACAATCGAAAGATTGCGTCATACGTATTCGGATCTTTTAACATCGATTAAGGGATACGACGGGATCCCCTCCTTTTTCGAAAACAATCTCTACGCTCCTACAAACAAGGAAGAAAGAGACAATGCGCTCGAAAGTTTGTATGAAAAATTAAAAACGGTCGCCGGTAAGGCCATGACCGACAATATCCATCAGATTATTCTGTTAAATAAACTCACCGATTCTTTGGATTTCGATACTGCCAAAATAGTTATCGAAAATAATCTGATGGAGAACGGGGAGATCCCTCAAGAAAATCTTTATGCTGCATTAGGCGCGACCGGCAGATTCGAAGATAGAAGAGCTCAGATCAGCATGGTTGGTGATACTCTAAAGTTTTTCTTTTCTCTTTCCAAACTTCCTATGGTGAAACTCATCATGGCGCCTATCAAAGTTGCAGCGTCCATGGTTGGAGCCACTTCTTTAGTGGATACTATGGAAGCAGGTTATAATTTATCTTCTAAGATCAAAGATTTACAACCGTTCATTGATTCATTTATCGATAGAGAAAACAGACTTTTAGGCAAATTGATCAACGGCGACAAACACGAGCCGATCCAATTTTAA
- a CDS encoding CPBP family intramembrane glutamic endopeptidase: MENKNYPFLGAVGLCLLVLVIGFGIGIVFAILQSTTKLSIDTKVITAIGNSASFGFAIWIGLRISKKEYSEVLKLNPLKPLEAISFAITAIGFSFLLSEVDNLFSMLVPKPDFIINLFQGLFDGENIFLSAILLSVVAPITEELMFRGVILDRFLKRFSVTSSFILSSLLFGLIHLNPWQFIGSSILGIYMAWVVYKTDSIWNSILIHAVFNGIPLIVLHGLELEIPGFSAPIAGKIQVLQPIWLDLLGLLITCFGLSLTFFLFRSRHEKTA; this comes from the coding sequence GTGGAAAATAAAAATTATCCATTCTTAGGTGCAGTAGGCCTTTGTCTCTTAGTTCTAGTTATAGGTTTTGGAATAGGGATCGTGTTTGCGATCCTTCAATCCACTACAAAATTAAGTATAGATACAAAGGTGATTACTGCAATAGGAAACTCAGCCTCTTTCGGATTTGCAATTTGGATCGGGCTTAGGATCTCTAAAAAAGAATATTCTGAAGTTTTAAAACTCAATCCGTTGAAGCCGCTTGAAGCGATCAGTTTCGCGATCACAGCAATCGGTTTTTCCTTTCTACTTTCCGAAGTGGATAATTTGTTTTCTATGTTAGTTCCTAAACCGGACTTCATCATAAACTTATTCCAAGGATTATTCGATGGGGAGAATATATTCTTATCCGCGATCTTACTTTCAGTCGTAGCTCCGATCACGGAAGAACTTATGTTCAGAGGAGTGATCCTAGATCGTTTCTTAAAACGATTCTCGGTTACTTCTTCTTTTATTCTTTCCTCTTTGTTATTTGGGCTGATCCACTTGAATCCTTGGCAATTTATCGGATCGAGTATTCTGGGAATCTATATGGCCTGGGTAGTTTATAAAACGGATTCGATCTGGAATTCGATTTTAATTCATGCGGTATTCAATGGGATCCCGCTTATCGTTCTGCATGGACTAGAACTGGAGATCCCAGGTTTTTCCGCCCCGATTGCAGGAAAAATTCAGGTCCTACAACCTATTTGGCTAGACCTTTTGGGTTTACTGATTACTTGTTTTGGATTATCTTTAACATTCTTTTTATTTAGAAGCCGGCACGAAAAAACCGCATAA
- a CDS encoding methyl-accepting chemotaxis protein — MVANSVQTTNFSEKGAISINKIRIGFSIVMLFVNVLALFSQGSSSQTSTFINFLIELTIFGYGVAQIFLLRKGKLKKSFVTLCVFLDILMYSLIFITVTVFAANAEAMVGTLKMPFFIMLYFFVMIYSGLLLSPRTTLMVGYLALIGTFSMDYFAWLNGVEFKYNTDKSTEISIFFEIIRFVFFVLGIHILTSVVKFLVSVSDVAIKSTVEAEAKSEEAEKAKDRITSEASTLNRNTSEMKTEMDTLNSEIQSQVSSMEQISASLEELAASTDSAAEFVKAQFGKIEELNKESDTLNSILKEVRISTDSLSKTTEESKVYSKDVSGAMEVLGNNFGEVSKSFQKVQDVNDIMREIADRTNLLALNASIEAARAGEHGKGFAVVAQEVAKLADSASENAATISKIIGEAAKLITNGNTAAEETKRKVSVQESGFTSVVDNLNQLRSRVENQGKIHESFLKSFRELFDLSRQIESIASEQKNGTKEVVQALSSIEQSSNIISEGSNRMRASLEELSEQSKRLVVQ, encoded by the coding sequence ATGGTGGCAAACTCCGTCCAAACTACAAATTTTTCAGAGAAAGGAGCGATCAGCATCAACAAGATCCGTATAGGATTTTCCATAGTGATGCTTTTTGTGAACGTTCTGGCTTTATTCTCTCAAGGGTCCAGTTCTCAAACCAGCACATTCATCAATTTTTTAATAGAACTCACCATTTTCGGTTACGGGGTCGCTCAGATCTTCTTACTCAGAAAAGGAAAACTTAAAAAGTCCTTTGTAACTCTATGCGTGTTCTTAGATATCTTAATGTATTCGCTCATATTCATCACAGTAACCGTTTTCGCCGCAAATGCGGAAGCTATGGTCGGAACATTGAAGATGCCATTCTTCATCATGTTGTACTTTTTCGTGATGATCTATTCGGGACTTCTTCTTTCCCCTAGGACCACTTTGATGGTCGGATATTTGGCATTGATCGGAACATTCTCCATGGATTATTTTGCATGGTTGAACGGAGTGGAGTTTAAATATAACACTGATAAGTCCACAGAGATCTCCATATTTTTCGAGATCATACGATTCGTATTTTTCGTTTTAGGGATCCATATCTTAACTTCGGTGGTAAAATTTTTAGTTTCGGTTTCAGACGTAGCGATCAAATCCACTGTCGAGGCAGAAGCAAAAAGTGAAGAAGCGGAGAAGGCCAAAGATAGAATTACTAGCGAAGCTTCTACATTAAATAGAAATACTTCTGAAATGAAAACTGAAATGGACACTCTAAACTCGGAGATCCAGAGCCAGGTTTCCAGTATGGAACAGATCAGCGCTTCTCTTGAAGAATTAGCTGCATCCACAGACAGCGCAGCCGAATTCGTAAAAGCACAGTTCGGAAAGATAGAAGAATTAAACAAAGAAAGTGATACGTTAAATTCGATCTTAAAAGAAGTACGTATCTCCACAGACTCGCTCTCCAAAACAACGGAAGAATCCAAAGTTTATAGCAAAGATGTTTCCGGAGCAATGGAAGTATTGGGAAATAATTTCGGAGAAGTAAGTAAATCCTTCCAAAAAGTCCAAGATGTTAACGATATCATGAGAGAGATCGCCGACAGGACTAACTTACTAGCGTTAAACGCTTCTATCGAGGCGGCAAGAGCAGGAGAACACGGAAAAGGATTCGCGGTAGTAGCACAAGAGGTAGCAAAACTCGCAGATAGTGCTTCCGAAAACGCAGCCACAATCTCTAAAATTATCGGAGAAGCAGCAAAACTGATCACAAACGGAAACACCGCGGCAGAAGAAACAAAACGAAAAGTTTCCGTCCAAGAATCCGGATTTACTTCCGTGGTAGATAACCTGAACCAATTGAGATCCAGAGTGGAAAACCAAGGAAAGATCCATGAGTCCTTCTTAAAATCTTTCCGGGAACTATTCGATCTATCCAGACAAATTGAGTCCATCGCGAGCGAGCAGAAGAACGGGACCAAAGAAGTGGTCCAGGCACTTTCTTCCATCGAACAATCTTCGAATATCATCTCGGAAGGTTCGAACAGAATGAGAGCCAGCTTAGAGGAGCTTTCCGAACAATCAAAAAGACTGGTAGTTCAGTAA
- a CDS encoding IspD/TarI family cytidylyltransferase produces MKSWFPSGNIYLLLLSGGTGSRMKSDIPKQFLELNGKPILLHSLETFLDWGKTKSIVLVSHKDYILKSEELCFPYLRERDRIVEGRETRHGSTLSGISSIQFAPNDIILIHDAARPFVSQDDLDNLSVVVEGAGVATLASKNHETVLEENNGNLKFLDRDKIWFMKTPQGIRGDILKSLLEKPSTTEPTDLCTWAQAHGISSKLVESNPYNLKITEKSDLALAEAILPLFQSWKSE; encoded by the coding sequence ATGAAGTCCTGGTTTCCATCGGGTAATATATATCTTCTACTTCTTTCGGGAGGAACAGGCTCCCGGATGAAGTCCGATATTCCGAAACAATTTTTAGAATTAAACGGAAAACCGATCTTACTCCATAGCCTGGAAACATTTCTGGATTGGGGAAAAACCAAAAGTATCGTACTCGTATCACATAAAGATTATATTCTAAAGTCGGAAGAACTTTGTTTCCCTTATCTCAGAGAAAGAGATAGAATTGTAGAAGGCAGAGAGACCAGGCACGGATCCACGTTATCCGGAATTTCTTCCATTCAGTTTGCTCCGAACGATATTATTTTGATCCATGATGCGGCAAGACCGTTCGTATCTCAAGATGATTTGGACAATCTGTCCGTTGTGGTAGAAGGTGCAGGAGTTGCCACACTAGCTTCTAAAAACCACGAAACAGTATTGGAAGAAAATAATGGCAATCTCAAGTTTTTAGATCGGGACAAGATCTGGTTTATGAAAACTCCCCAAGGGATCCGGGGAGATATCTTGAAAAGTCTCCTGGAAAAACCATCTACAACGGAACCGACCGATCTATGCACTTGGGCCCAAGCTCACGGGATCAGTTCCAAGTTGGTAGAATCCAATCCTTATAATCTGAAAATCACGGAAAAGTCTGACCTTGCTCTGGCAGAAGCGATTTTGCCTTTGTTCCAAAGCTGGAAGAGCGAATAG
- a CDS encoding diaminopimelate decarboxylase translates to MQSIENLKFLTPEEARKIATNFGTPVFVYSRKGIEKSCDDTLAFPNAFGLTVRFAMKANPGRTVLEILKKKGIQIDASSEHEVQRAILAGFKPSDILLTSQQLAKSLKDLIPQGVQFNACSLRQLEEFGKLFPGGEVSVRFNPGLGSGATKKTDVGGKTSSFGIWHEEIGKVKEIVSKYGLKLVRVHTHIGSGSDPEVWKAVAHYTLEIAAQFPDCRTVNLGGGFKVGRMIGEKTTDPQVVGQPVKELFQNYAKEKGIQLKMEIEPGSFLMVNNGAILTQVDDIVYTGEGGYTFVKLDMGMDVNTRPALYAAKHPLVVIPGKENSEQKTGDFVYVGHCCESGDLITQEEGGGPQLRTTQIPEIGDLVVMEGTGAYCSSMSVKNYNSYPETPEVLIDLDGTVKLVRKKQSLEQVLQNEVLVSIG, encoded by the coding sequence ATGCAATCAATAGAAAATCTTAAATTTTTGACTCCCGAAGAAGCTAGAAAAATCGCAACAAATTTCGGAACCCCAGTATTTGTGTACTCTCGCAAAGGGATCGAAAAAAGCTGCGACGATACACTTGCATTCCCGAACGCTTTCGGACTGACCGTTCGATTCGCAATGAAAGCCAATCCAGGCAGAACGGTTCTGGAAATATTAAAGAAGAAGGGAATACAAATCGACGCTTCTTCGGAACATGAAGTGCAGCGCGCGATACTCGCGGGATTCAAACCTTCCGATATTCTACTCACTTCCCAACAATTGGCAAAATCCTTAAAGGATCTGATCCCGCAAGGGGTTCAATTCAACGCATGTTCTCTCCGACAATTGGAAGAATTTGGAAAATTATTTCCCGGCGGAGAAGTAAGCGTTCGTTTTAATCCAGGTTTAGGATCGGGCGCTACAAAGAAAACGGATGTAGGAGGTAAAACTTCTTCCTTCGGTATCTGGCATGAAGAGATCGGAAAAGTAAAAGAGATCGTTTCCAAATACGGACTCAAACTTGTTCGAGTTCACACTCATATAGGTTCAGGCTCAGATCCTGAAGTTTGGAAAGCAGTTGCACATTATACCTTAGAGATCGCAGCACAATTCCCTGATTGTAGGACTGTTAACTTGGGTGGAGGTTTCAAGGTGGGGAGAATGATCGGTGAAAAAACGACCGATCCTCAGGTTGTAGGACAGCCAGTAAAAGAACTCTTTCAAAATTATGCCAAAGAAAAAGGGATCCAACTCAAAATGGAAATAGAGCCGGGCTCCTTCTTAATGGTGAATAACGGAGCAATCCTCACTCAGGTGGATGATATTGTCTACACTGGAGAAGGCGGATATACTTTCGTAAAACTAGATATGGGAATGGATGTGAATACAAGACCCGCTTTATATGCGGCAAAACATCCATTGGTGGTGATCCCAGGAAAAGAAAACTCCGAACAAAAAACAGGAGACTTCGTGTATGTGGGACATTGTTGCGAAAGCGGCGACTTGATCACCCAGGAAGAAGGAGGTGGGCCTCAACTTAGGACCACTCAAATACCTGAGATTGGAGACTTGGTAGTGATGGAAGGAACGGGAGCTTATTGTTCTTCTATGTCCGTAAAAAATTATAATTCCTACCCGGAAACACCGGAAGTTCTGATCGATCTGGATGGAACCGTAAAATTAGTCCGTAAAAAGCAAAGTTTGGAACAAGTCCTTCAGAATGAAGTCCTGGTTTCCATCGGGTAA
- a CDS encoding zinc dependent phospholipase C family protein, whose amino-acid sequence MAGKITHLEALSQVCKHLDHGTAEQRKIAKLLREEGTRKFANIGAIAPDIFYFYHVLSPVRTKKALPWGDLSHHENVLELILNFLDGVLTVEEGIYRDRFLAFTLGYIIHCAVDIVTHPYIFFISGDYYSPDKQISSKAQYNHMRVEFALDSWLLDFRWGMTPKAYDFVQHVDVIFKGKDGQKKMDPMLWNFWLKSLKATFPKEFKEKYIGSEEKIIPGDILNESFLGYLYFHRYLDSRSKIVRAALSFLDKITFHKVNSSVLMLPLKEHIDKRIMNEEKREWSYPADPNLIRNDSFVELINKACEAAKDAVTNAWGYVHDKTSRSSMIKEYQGYNLDTGLRFHGIDKMRQFSPL is encoded by the coding sequence ATGGCAGGCAAAATCACTCATCTCGAAGCTCTTTCTCAAGTCTGCAAACATCTGGATCACGGAACCGCAGAACAAAGAAAGATCGCAAAACTGTTAAGAGAAGAAGGTACCCGTAAGTTTGCCAATATAGGCGCGATCGCTCCCGACATTTTCTATTTTTATCATGTTCTTTCTCCGGTTCGGACCAAAAAGGCTCTTCCTTGGGGAGACCTAAGCCATCACGAAAACGTTTTGGAATTGATCCTGAATTTTTTGGACGGGGTCCTCACGGTCGAAGAAGGAATTTATAGAGATCGTTTTCTCGCATTCACTCTAGGTTATATCATCCACTGCGCCGTGGATATAGTCACTCATCCTTATATCTTTTTTATTTCCGGAGATTATTATAGCCCGGATAAACAGATCAGCTCCAAGGCTCAATACAATCATATGAGAGTGGAATTCGCTTTGGATTCTTGGCTCTTAGATTTCAGATGGGGAATGACTCCTAAAGCGTACGACTTTGTGCAGCATGTGGATGTGATCTTCAAAGGAAAAGACGGGCAGAAAAAAATGGATCCTATGCTTTGGAACTTCTGGTTGAAAAGTTTAAAGGCAACCTTCCCTAAAGAGTTTAAAGAAAAGTATATAGGCTCCGAAGAAAAGATCATTCCCGGAGATATTCTGAACGAATCTTTCTTAGGTTATTTGTATTTTCATAGATACTTGGATTCCAGAAGTAAGATCGTAAGAGCCGCACTCAGCTTTTTAGATAAGATCACTTTTCATAAAGTAAATTCTTCCGTCCTGATGCTTCCATTAAAGGAACATATAGATAAGAGGATCATGAATGAAGAAAAAAGAGAATGGTCTTATCCCGCGGACCCGAACCTGATCCGTAATGATTCTTTTGTGGAGTTGATCAACAAAGCATGCGAGGCTGCAAAAGATGCGGTTACGAATGCCTGGGGTTATGTTCACGACAAAACTTCTCGTTCTTCTATGATCAAAGAATACCAAGGATATAATTTAGATACCGGTCTTAGATTCCACGGCATAGATAAGATGCGCCAATTTTCGCCTTTATAA
- a CDS encoding penicillin-binding protein 1A: MKHEPVDFFTRYFVVLFRDKVQSRLDSSDPVRKLIYLVLGLIFLNGFLFVFSIKDIWQVPKADRYEKPSLLFGLNTEGKYEPIAEFYRFSRVVITDEDLPGGWDDNKVIRCFVSTEDNNFRSHKGLDLRGIFRATMVNLLAGRVKEGASTITQQVARLKFLNTERSFLRKAREAWLALLLELVFDKKTLIGIYLNEIPLGHGTIGVGAAAKFYFRKDIKDLSWGEAALLASLTTRPKEFSPLVNPNTSASKVRVVFKKLVENGILDVETAEREFEAFSEYYITLNRSPNDSAFSDRLNKFPYFTEYVRKNLARYIPSQQIYEGGLKIYTTLNIQHQAQAEKALAAGLKQQTQLSNQRAFTKIDSFEDSYGSTYKLLAELHDLPEFKFKISRSYRTFNRAWQEEFRDDLSVLNLISGTEMLGEAIDWNYRTQATEDHLLPVEGALISIRPDTGHITAMVGGSGFRSDNQQIRAFQAYRQPGSAFKPLVYASAMEYYHEHPDDKKNVTAASLFDDSPLQYVLEDGDEWNPSNYSGEYSGFIRLRQALELSRNSVAVRLLEHTGLNNLLPRLEKLLQVENRNLPRDFSIALGSFEVSPYELARSYAVFASGGKQVFPLSVLYVEDEQGNLIKDFRKEFESKERKRLLSPETSYVITSMMEDVIKKGTGTGARSYGLTRPAAGKTGTTNNFRDAWFAGYTPELVAVVWVGYDTGTLSLGRGMSGAVVAAPIWGRFMANALAKEKSKSFDFGDAKIVRRTICSISGKLPGSHCYQTEEEVFDKDTVPKEVCEDHRGMSEPDPTPTHTADPGTTKKKKPNLFEGDEDVIR, translated from the coding sequence ATGAAACACGAACCCGTAGATTTTTTCACAAGATATTTCGTAGTACTTTTTAGGGATAAGGTCCAATCCCGTTTGGATTCTTCAGACCCAGTTCGCAAACTTATCTATCTTGTTTTGGGGCTTATCTTCTTAAACGGATTTTTATTCGTATTCTCTATCAAAGATATTTGGCAGGTCCCTAAGGCGGACCGTTACGAAAAACCTTCTCTACTCTTCGGACTCAACACGGAAGGGAAATACGAGCCTATCGCGGAATTTTATAGATTTTCCAGAGTGGTGATCACCGACGAAGATCTTCCCGGCGGTTGGGATGATAATAAGGTAATCCGTTGTTTTGTTTCTACGGAAGATAATAATTTCAGATCCCACAAAGGTCTGGACCTTCGAGGGATTTTTAGAGCAACCATGGTCAACCTTCTTGCAGGAAGAGTGAAAGAAGGTGCATCCACAATCACTCAGCAGGTTGCCAGATTAAAATTCCTAAATACGGAAAGATCCTTTTTACGTAAGGCAAGAGAAGCATGGCTTGCACTTCTTCTCGAACTTGTATTCGATAAAAAAACCTTAATAGGTATCTATTTAAACGAGATCCCGCTTGGTCATGGAACGATCGGAGTAGGTGCCGCGGCAAAATTCTATTTCAGAAAAGATATTAAGGACTTGAGCTGGGGAGAAGCAGCACTTCTTGCAAGTTTGACCACAAGACCCAAGGAATTTTCTCCTTTAGTAAATCCGAATACATCCGCTTCCAAGGTAAGAGTTGTATTCAAAAAGCTGGTGGAAAACGGGATCCTGGATGTGGAAACCGCAGAGAGAGAATTCGAAGCATTCTCCGAATATTATATAACCTTAAATCGTTCTCCTAACGATTCCGCATTCTCGGATCGTCTCAATAAATTCCCTTATTTTACGGAATATGTGCGTAAGAACCTGGCCCGTTATATACCTTCTCAACAGATATACGAGGGCGGTTTGAAGATCTATACCACCCTAAATATACAGCACCAAGCCCAGGCAGAAAAGGCCTTGGCTGCAGGTTTAAAACAACAGACCCAATTATCCAACCAAAGGGCTTTCACGAAAATTGATTCATTCGAAGATTCCTACGGTTCTACCTATAAACTTTTGGCGGAACTTCATGATCTTCCAGAATTCAAATTTAAGATCTCCCGTTCTTATAGAACATTCAATAGGGCTTGGCAGGAAGAATTTAGGGACGATCTATCCGTATTAAATTTGATCTCAGGCACGGAGATGTTGGGAGAAGCAATCGACTGGAATTATAGGACCCAAGCTACTGAGGATCATCTTCTTCCCGTAGAAGGAGCGTTAATTTCCATTCGTCCGGACACTGGTCATATCACCGCGATGGTAGGAGGTTCAGGATTTAGATCAGATAACCAACAGATCCGTGCATTCCAGGCTTACAGACAACCTGGCTCCGCATTCAAACCTTTAGTGTATGCTTCCGCGATGGAATATTATCATGAACACCCTGATGACAAAAAGAATGTTACTGCTGCTTCCCTATTTGATGATTCTCCACTTCAATATGTTTTAGAAGATGGGGATGAATGGAACCCAAGTAATTATTCAGGAGAATATTCAGGATTTATCCGTTTAAGACAAGCACTCGAACTTTCCAGAAATAGTGTTGCAGTTCGACTTCTTGAACATACCGGTTTGAATAATCTTCTGCCAAGACTCGAAAAACTTTTACAAGTGGAGAATAGAAATCTTCCAAGAGACTTTTCAATCGCATTAGGAAGTTTTGAAGTTTCTCCTTATGAACTCGCAAGATCTTACGCGGTATTTGCTTCCGGAGGAAAACAAGTTTTCCCTCTCAGCGTTCTATATGTAGAAGACGAACAAGGAAATCTGATCAAAGATTTCAGAAAAGAGTTCGAATCCAAAGAAAGAAAAAGATTACTCTCCCCTGAAACAAGTTACGTAATCACTTCCATGATGGAAGACGTGATCAAAAAAGGAACAGGGACCGGAGCAAGATCTTACGGACTCACTCGCCCTGCCGCAGGAAAAACTGGGACCACTAATAATTTTAGAGATGCTTGGTTCGCAGGTTACACTCCTGAACTTGTAGCGGTCGTTTGGGTGGGATATGATACTGGAACACTTTCGTTAGGCCGTGGAATGTCAGGTGCAGTTGTAGCCGCTCCTATCTGGGGAAGATTTATGGCGAATGCACTTGCCAAAGAAAAATCCAAATCATTCGATTTCGGAGACGCAAAAATTGTTCGCAGGACCATCTGCTCCATCTCCGGAAAACTGCCAGGCAGCCATTGTTACCAAACGGAAGAAGAAGTTTTCGATAAAGATACGGTTCCTAAAGAAGTCTGCGAAGACCATAGAGGTATGAGCGAACCGGATCCAACCCCGACCCATACCGCAGACCCAGGAACTACTAAGAAGAAAAAACCGAACCTCTTCGAGGGTGACGAGGATGTCATTCGGTAG
- a CDS encoding bactofilin family protein, with amino-acid sequence MAIGKDNNNSVIGPGSIFEGKFYIAGSLRIDGKFEGEIKTDDALFIGETGKVRTNIAAREVIVAGTLIGNIKAESEVRLEETGRLLGDIIAPALSLAKGVVAKGNITVTGGQKKDVKKIVEESFGGTRTLDNGKEE; translated from the coding sequence ATGGCCATCGGTAAGGATAATAATAACAGCGTAATCGGCCCAGGTTCCATATTTGAGGGCAAATTCTATATCGCTGGTTCCCTACGTATCGACGGAAAATTCGAAGGGGAAATTAAAACCGACGACGCATTATTTATTGGAGAAACCGGTAAGGTCCGCACTAATATTGCTGCGAGAGAAGTGATCGTAGCAGGAACCTTGATCGGAAATATTAAGGCGGAATCAGAAGTCCGCTTGGAAGAAACCGGACGTCTCTTAGGGGATATTATCGCTCCCGCTCTTTCCCTGGCAAAAGGTGTGGTAGCAAAAGGAAATATCACCGTAACCGGAGGCCAAAAGAAAGACGTTAAAAAGATCGTAGAAGAATCTTTTGGCGGAACAAGGACCCTGGACAACGGAAAGGAAGAATAA